In Chitinophaga oryzae, the sequence CGAAGATATTCCTGGATGGACAGTCGCGAATAAGGGTGCTTTAACGGTAGCGCTCGATATTACCATTACTGACCAGTTGCAGGACGAAGGAAATGCACGCGAATTGGTAAATCGCATACAAAAAATCCGGAAGGACAGCGGCTTCGAACTGACTGACAGAATTAACGTGACGGTAGAGACTGTGGACATGCTGAAATCGGCGATTATAAACTATAATGACTATATTTGCACGGAAATTTTGGCAGATAGCTTGGATTTAGTGGAGCAATTACAGGGCGGAACAGAAATAGAGGTGAATGACCTTAAATTTAATGTATTAGTTAACAAAAAAAGCTAATCCCCCATGGCAACAAAAAAGAAGGTTGCTAGTAAATCGACCCAAAAGGTAGCTAAAGTGAAGAAAGCAGCACCACAAAAGGCTGCACCTGCGAAAAAGGCCGCCAAACCTGCTCCAGCGAAAAAGGCTGCGTCTGCCGCTCCTAAAAAAGTGGCCGCCGCCAAAAAAGCAGCAGCCAAGCCCGCCAAACCCGCAGCGAAAAAAGCTGTTGTAGTTAAAGCTGCAGCGAAGAAAACCGCCGCTACCCCCAAAACCGTAATTAAAAAGGCTCCAGCCGCAAAAAACAGTAAAACATCGTCCGTCCCGAAAGTTGCTGTACCTGCAAAGAAGACCGTTAAAAAAGAGCCTGCTGTAAAGCAGCAAGTGGTCACTAAAAGTGTTGCCGCTGAAAAAGAGAAACCATTAATTTCTAAGTCAGAAGAAAAAGAACTTAAAACAATGGCAGTAAAGAAAGCAGATACAAAGGAACAAGTTGCTAAGGTGAAAGAATCCACTAAAAAAGCAGCCGAGAAACCTGCCGTAAAGGCCGAGAAATCAGCGAAATCCGAGAAAACCGAAAAACCCGAGAAAACAGAGAAACCGGAAAAAGCTGAAAAAGCCGAAAAAGCAGAGAAAAAAGGTGGAAAGGCTTCCCAGGTTGCTTATCAGCCTGAATTTACCAAATCAGTGCTCGATCAGCCCGAACCAACTTCCGGCCCCCTTTACCGATATAGTGATGCAGACCTGCAGGAGTTCCGGGAACTGATCCAGAAAAAACTGGAGTTCGCCAAAAAGGAACTGGTTTATCTGCAAGGCCTTATTACACGCAAAGATGAAGCAGGTACTGATGATACCGAAAACAAATACATGAGCATGGAAGATGGCAGCGGCTCCCAGGAAAGGGAACAGCTGAACCAGATGGCCAGCCGCCAGATACAGTTCATCGACCACCTGGAAAAAGCCATGATGCGCATCGAAAATAAAACCTACGGCATCTGCCGCGTAACCGGCAAGCTGATAGATAAAGCACGCCTCCGCGCTGTGCCGCACGCCACCCTGAGCATTGAAGCCAAGCTGGCCAAGAGCAAATAAAAAATGTTTTACTATATAAACGAAAAACGGGATTTGAGCCATCAAATCCCGTTTTTCGTTTATAGGTCACTGTCATGCTCTAACAGTCTGCATGCTTCTTTTTGCTCAGCTGCCGCATCGCAAAATACACCAGCCCCGCGCCCGCCAGCCCCACAAGGCTGCCGATACCAATGTTGCGCGCCTGCTTTTTACTAATAGCGGGCAACCGGAATTTTTTGGACGGACTCGCCGGCGCAATATCCAGCAACGGCGCCAATGACAAACCTGTAATGATCTTGTCGGCAACCTTTTCTACATATGCCCGTTGATACTGTGGACAAAATGCAACACCGATGCCTGCTTCGGTCAACAGTTGGGTGTCCTGCTTACCATCTCCCACATAAATAATATTCTGCGTATGAATATTATATTGTTCTGCTACATACGGCAACACAGCGCTTTTGCAATACTCGCCATTCTTCAGAAAATAATCAGGCACTGTTAATTCTCCGGTGGCTACACTGTTGACTAAATGAAGTTTGTTCGCCAGCACGAAATCCATCCCCAGCTGATTTTTGATATGACGCGCTACCATCCCAAAGCCATCGGTGATCAGGCCGCAGGCATATCCTCTTTTCTTTAGCTCCTGCACTACCTCGCGGATACCCGGTATCAGCGGAATAGCGTCTGCCACTTCCAGCAGCTCCGCGATATTACGGCCTTCAAAAAGCGCTGCTGTCTGCTGCAGGCGGGTAAGCGGATCGGTTTCTGTAGCCATGATCCGCTGCATCTCTTCTTCCTGGTCAAAGGCTATAGCCGCCCACTGCAGATAGTTCTGCGTGAACACCGCATGGTCCAGGTTAAAGATGACCATCTTCTGCAACTTATCAATAGATTCGAGGATAGAATACTCCATCTGTTCCCTGATCAGGTTGATGTTGCCCAGTGTTTCCAGGTTTTCCTGCGGAATGTTTTCCGCTTTCCGCAAAATAGTTCTCGATACTTCACGCGACATTTTGCTCAGCTGTTCCCATGTCTGCATCGCGTTCTCTACCTTGCCGATATTGGATTCCACAATGCGGGCGCCCAACTGGTGCATGTCTATCAGCAACCCGATATCCACACCGTAATCATTTTCAAATTGTACCTGAGACAACATCGACTTGCGTCCTGCGATCATACCGCTCAGCGGTTGCTGAAAATGCGCGAGGTCGGGATACAGAATACTCAGCAGCGGCTTGGCCACCAGTTGCGTGACCCTGCCTGCCTGCCTTTCAAAGTAGGATTTGACGAAGTCTGCTTCGCCGCGCTCGATAGGATCTGTTAATAAGTCTACAATGTTATCAGGATAAGTAAGAATATCACCATCAACATAAGCGATGATTTCATGTTTGGCCGCCATCATACCTTCCCGCATGGAGATACCTTTCCCGCGCTGGCTGCTGGTAATTACCCGCACCTGCTCTTTCATGGCCTCTTCCACA encodes:
- a CDS encoding HAD-IB family phosphatase, whose translation is MISIVIPVLNEGATIRQVIKTVKKTTRKIEIIVVDDNSTDNTVEEAMKEQVRVITSSQRGKGISMREGMMAAKHEIIAYVDGDILTYPDNIVDLLTDPIERGEADFVKSYFERQAGRVTQLVAKPLLSILYPDLAHFQQPLSGMIAGRKSMLSQVQFENDYGVDIGLLIDMHQLGARIVESNIGKVENAMQTWEQLSKMSREVSRTILRKAENIPQENLETLGNINLIREQMEYSILESIDKLQKMVIFNLDHAVFTQNYLQWAAIAFDQEEEMQRIMATETDPLTRLQQTAALFEGRNIAELLEVADAIPLIPGIREVVQELKKRGYACGLITDGFGMVARHIKNQLGMDFVLANKLHLVNSVATGELTVPDYFLKNGEYCKSAVLPYVAEQYNIHTQNIIYVGDGKQDTQLLTEAGIGVAFCPQYQRAYVEKVADKIITGLSLAPLLDIAPASPSKKFRLPAISKKQARNIGIGSLVGLAGAGLVYFAMRQLSKKKHADC
- a CDS encoding TraR/DksA family transcriptional regulator, translated to MKESTKKAAEKPAVKAEKSAKSEKTEKPEKTEKPEKAEKAEKAEKKGGKASQVAYQPEFTKSVLDQPEPTSGPLYRYSDADLQEFRELIQKKLEFAKKELVYLQGLITRKDEAGTDDTENKYMSMEDGSGSQEREQLNQMASRQIQFIDHLEKAMMRIENKTYGICRVTGKLIDKARLRAVPHATLSIEAKLAKSK